Sequence from the Candidatus Poribacteria bacterium genome:
GTTTAAGCAACATGCTCAAGAGCAAAGAATCGGTATAACGCAATTTGTCTAACAGTGATTCCTCAGAAGTGAGGTCCGTTCTTCCGTACATCTCATTGAAATGAGATGTGTTGCCCTTCCGTCGCAAGCCCCGGAAAACTCTCTTGAGTAGCACTTCTTTGGAAAAATCCGTGCTACGACCTCGCTCGACAACTCCGACGATTATTGGCGCTGGATTTCGACTTTTCGCTACCTTGATTATTCGTCTGTATAGATAGGACATCCACGCCAGAGGTTCGAACAGTCTTTTTTCTATCCAATCATCTGACCTTTCCGTCAGCATCGGGTAGATGTCCAACTGAGCTTGTTTGAGAAAGTCTTCCTTTATGTCAGAGGCGATATCGGAATTGGGAGCATAGTGGTTGAGGAAGAGGTCAATGTCTCCCTCAGTAAATGGTGTATGACCGGCATAGGCTCCCATGAGATACACAAGAGGACCATGGAACATCAGAACGCGAAGGTCGCGTGTTCTCTCCAGGGCAGACAGGCCACCTAAAAGTTCTGCAGTGATACGGACTATGTCCGGAAAGTCTCGGCGTTCTTTGCTTCCGCCTTCCAAATCTCCCAGTATTACGGGGTAGTATCGAAACTGTTCTCTCTCTGCTAGACGGCGTTCACCAGTCTTGACGGTGTATGACCCTACTCGTAGGAGTATCGGCACCTGACTGGAAATCTGAACTCCACCGATTCCGCCGTCTACAAAAGTTACTATCTCCCCTTGAAGGCTAGCCCAATCTTGGTCTCCGATTTGATGCACCCTCAGTAGAGGATCACTCCTTTGCCCTTGGTCAGCCCGTTGCATAGTCTCGCGTAAATCGGAGATGAAATCTGCCGTATTTTTGAAGTAGTTGTCCCGTAGGCTTTCCGCGACAGTCAAAGCATTCTCTGCCAGCCTCATAAACAAATGTGACTGGCGATAGAGGTCATGGAGAACTTCCTCTGAGGTTGAGGTGGACGAATTGTCTTCAGGTTGATTCAATCGAGCATACCTCTATCCCAAGCCTTGCCAGTAATCGCCTAGCTTCGTCGGAACCGAAAGATCTAACAGGAAGTCCAGTTATTTGACTGACAAGCCATTTTGGGGCTATGCGCCTTCCATCCAAATTAACATACCAAGCACGGAAATTATCCGGACAG
This genomic interval carries:
- a CDS encoding DNA double-strand break repair nuclease NurA, coding for MNQPEDNSSTSTSEEVLHDLYRQSHLFMRLAENALTVAESLRDNYFKNTADFISDLRETMQRADQGQRSDPLLRVHQIGDQDWASLQGEIVTFVDGGIGGVQISSQVPILLRVGSYTVKTGERRLAEREQFRYYPVILGDLEGGSKERRDFPDIVRITAELLGGLSALERTRDLRVLMFHGPLVYLMGAYAGHTPFTEGDIDLFLNHYAPNSDIASDIKEDFLKQAQLDIYPMLTERSDDWIEKRLFEPLAWMSYLYRRIIKVAKSRNPAPIIVGVVERGRSTDFSKEVLLKRVFRGLRRKGNTSHFNEMYGRTDLTSEESLLDKLRYTDSLLLSMLLKPGQYSETWEMQAKYEGLRRVDVSLPGESWTGRVDFSPLRPGKFGFPRVSGYYVHVSETTEPIRVEVFKDLSPSQVDEAARRTYMYARLLPGYGFPMGLDIADKYSHVPNWLADAYGKLIRYHLGVSLQTGSISDAEMRRILVQAIYMTNRDWLFRPDA